A region of Leifsonia xyli DNA encodes the following proteins:
- a CDS encoding glycine cleavage system protein T: protein MTSHQDADGGRTSPLHDAHASAGASFTDFAGWQMPVRYSSDLAEHHAVRTAAGLFDLSHMAEIVLIGPEAGEALDYALAGKLSALNIDQAKYSLLLSRAGGIVDDLVVYRTGEDRYMVVANASNRDAVAQELRDRTSPFDVEVFDESDDIALIAVQGPAALSVLLATDGLAADDGALDGEDFGERLSSLKYYWSLPALFQTHPVLIARTGYTGEDGFELYVAPDNARALWDALTEAGTEQGLGLVPAGLASRDTLRLEAGMPLYGHELGLDTKPAQAGLGRVVNLAKDTDFIGRAASEEGPHPEARVLVGLVGEGKRAARAGYPVFAKDTANGEDAEVGVVTSGALSPTLGVPIAMAYVAPELARENTVLHVDVRGTRLPFTVTALPFYSRKKR, encoded by the coding sequence ATGACCTCGCACCAGGACGCCGACGGCGGCCGTACCTCCCCGCTCCACGACGCCCACGCGTCGGCCGGCGCCTCCTTCACCGACTTCGCCGGCTGGCAGATGCCGGTGCGCTACTCGTCCGACCTGGCCGAGCACCACGCCGTCCGCACCGCAGCCGGACTCTTCGACCTCTCGCACATGGCCGAGATCGTGCTGATCGGCCCGGAGGCGGGGGAGGCGCTCGACTACGCGCTCGCCGGCAAGCTGTCCGCGCTCAACATCGACCAGGCGAAGTACAGCCTCCTGCTGTCGCGCGCCGGCGGCATCGTCGACGACCTCGTCGTCTACCGCACCGGCGAGGACCGCTACATGGTCGTCGCGAACGCCTCCAACCGGGATGCGGTGGCGCAGGAGCTGCGCGACCGCACGTCCCCGTTCGACGTCGAGGTGTTCGACGAGTCCGACGACATCGCGCTGATCGCCGTGCAGGGGCCGGCGGCGCTGTCCGTCCTGCTCGCCACCGACGGCCTGGCCGCCGACGACGGCGCCCTCGACGGCGAGGACTTCGGCGAGCGCCTGTCCTCCCTCAAGTACTACTGGTCGCTGCCCGCGCTCTTCCAGACGCATCCCGTGCTCATCGCGCGCACCGGCTACACCGGCGAGGACGGCTTCGAGCTCTACGTCGCCCCGGACAACGCCCGCGCGCTGTGGGACGCCCTCACCGAGGCGGGCACCGAGCAGGGCCTGGGCCTCGTCCCGGCGGGCCTCGCCTCGCGCGACACCCTGCGCCTGGAGGCCGGGATGCCGCTGTACGGGCACGAGCTGGGCCTCGACACGAAGCCCGCTCAGGCGGGGCTGGGCCGGGTCGTCAACCTGGCGAAGGACACCGACTTCATCGGCCGCGCTGCGAGCGAGGAGGGGCCGCATCCCGAGGCCCGGGTCCTCGTCGGCCTCGTCGGCGAGGGCAAGCGCGCCGCTCGCGCCGGCTACCCGGTCTTCGCGAAGGACACCGCGAACGGCGAGGACGCGGAGGTCGGCGTGGTCACCTCCGGCGCGCTGTCGCCGACGCTGGGCGTGCCGATCGCGATGGCGTACGTCGCCCCCGAGCTCGCGCGCGAGAACACCGTGCTCCACGTGGATGTGCGCGGCACGCGCCTCCCGTTCACCGTCACCGCCCTCCCCTTCTACAGCAGAAAGAAGCGCTAG
- a CDS encoding ADP-ribose pyrophosphatase yields MTARHERASAILAVSTVIFALRSDDETGGVPQVWLPLVRRIREPFEGRWALPGGPLRVGEDLAYAAARTLNDTTGLTPRYLEQLYAFGDADRSPGAERVVSVVYWALVRSEEAERASVGENVRWFPADDLPELAFDHNVIVEYALWRLRTKMEYSRIAHAFLGERFTLAQLRGVHEAVLGKALDPANFRRTIEASGAVVATDEYLTGTPHRPPRLYRYNDRIDLADAGPLPRQQHPFEGRSES; encoded by the coding sequence ATGACGGCACGGCACGAACGCGCGAGCGCGATCCTCGCCGTGTCCACCGTGATCTTCGCGCTGCGGAGCGACGACGAGACGGGCGGCGTCCCGCAGGTGTGGCTGCCGCTGGTGCGGCGCATCCGGGAGCCGTTCGAGGGCCGGTGGGCACTTCCCGGCGGTCCCCTGCGAGTCGGCGAAGACCTGGCCTACGCCGCCGCCCGGACGCTCAACGACACCACCGGCCTCACGCCCCGCTACCTCGAGCAGCTCTACGCCTTCGGCGACGCCGACCGCTCCCCCGGCGCCGAGCGCGTCGTCTCGGTCGTGTACTGGGCGCTGGTGCGCAGCGAGGAGGCCGAGCGGGCGAGCGTCGGCGAGAACGTCCGCTGGTTCCCCGCCGACGACCTCCCCGAGCTGGCCTTCGACCACAACGTCATCGTCGAGTACGCCCTCTGGCGGCTCCGCACCAAGATGGAGTACTCGCGCATCGCCCACGCCTTCCTCGGCGAGCGCTTCACGCTGGCCCAGCTGCGCGGCGTGCACGAGGCCGTGCTCGGCAAAGCGCTCGACCCGGCGAACTTCCGCCGCACGATCGAGGCGTCCGGCGCCGTCGTCGCCACCGACGAGTACCTCACCGGCACACCGCACCGCCCGCCGCGGCTGTACCGCTACAACGACCGGATCGACCTCGCCGACGCGGGGCCGCTCCCCCGGCAGCAGCATCCGTTCGAAGGAAGAAGCGAATCATGA
- a CDS encoding quinolinate synthetase, translating into MTIASVDTTIQLIASGQVDGETCTPDLVEAPWEFDGLAPSYGPGASLGDPIPVNAPRQGELPEEYRTASAQELGDRIRAAKETLGDRVAVMGHFYQRDEVVQYADFVGDSFQLANAAKARPEAEAIVFCGVHFMAETADIVSRPEQRVILPNLAAGCSMADMADLDSVEECWEQLEELYGTEPDADGRVPVIPVTYMNSSAALKAFCGEHGGIVCTSSNAATVLEWAFERGQRVLFFPDQHLGRNTAKAMGIPVERMPLWNPRKPWGGTDASTLQDAQVILWHGFCSVHKRFTVGQIEHARAEFPGVRVIVHPECPMDVVDAADEYGSTDYIVKAIQAAPAGSTFAIGTEINLVQRLAAQFPQHTIFCLDSVVCPCSTMYRIHPGYLAWVLEGLVRGEVLNQVTVPDAVAAPARVALERMLATRPDTTMAA; encoded by the coding sequence ATGACCATCGCCTCGGTCGACACCACCATCCAGCTGATCGCCTCCGGCCAGGTCGACGGCGAGACCTGCACGCCCGACCTCGTCGAGGCGCCCTGGGAGTTCGACGGCCTCGCGCCGAGCTACGGTCCGGGCGCCTCGCTGGGCGACCCCATCCCGGTGAACGCGCCGCGCCAGGGCGAGCTGCCGGAGGAGTACCGCACGGCCTCCGCCCAGGAGCTCGGCGACCGCATCCGCGCCGCCAAGGAGACCCTCGGCGACCGTGTCGCGGTGATGGGCCACTTCTACCAGCGCGACGAGGTCGTGCAGTACGCGGACTTCGTCGGCGACTCGTTCCAGCTCGCCAACGCGGCCAAGGCGCGACCGGAGGCGGAGGCGATCGTGTTCTGCGGCGTCCACTTCATGGCCGAGACCGCGGACATCGTCTCGCGGCCCGAGCAGCGTGTCATCCTCCCGAACCTCGCCGCCGGCTGCTCGATGGCCGACATGGCCGATCTCGACTCGGTCGAGGAGTGCTGGGAGCAGCTGGAGGAGCTGTACGGCACCGAGCCGGACGCGGACGGCCGCGTGCCGGTCATCCCGGTCACCTACATGAACTCGTCGGCGGCGCTGAAGGCGTTCTGCGGCGAGCACGGGGGGATCGTGTGCACTTCCTCCAACGCCGCCACGGTGCTGGAGTGGGCGTTCGAGCGGGGGCAGCGCGTCCTCTTCTTCCCCGACCAGCACCTCGGCCGCAACACCGCCAAGGCGATGGGCATCCCCGTCGAGCGGATGCCGCTGTGGAACCCGCGCAAGCCCTGGGGCGGCACCGACGCGTCCACCCTGCAGGACGCCCAGGTCATCCTGTGGCACGGCTTCTGCTCGGTGCACAAGCGGTTCACGGTCGGTCAGATCGAGCACGCGCGCGCCGAGTTCCCGGGCGTCCGCGTGATCGTGCACCCCGAGTGCCCGATGGATGTGGTGGATGCGGCCGACGAGTACGGCTCGACCGACTACATCGTGAAGGCGATCCAGGCGGCGCCGGCCGGCTCGACGTTCGCGATCGGCACCGAGATCAACCTGGTGCAGCGGCTCGCGGCGCAGTTCCCGCAGCACACCATCTTCTGCCTGGACTCGGTCGTCTGCCCGTGCTCGACGATGTACCGCATCCACCCCGGCTACCTCGCCTGGGTG